TGGAAGTTTAAAAGCTGCATTCCGAGATACGGAATATCATAAGACAGAGGGTATTATTGTTTTTCCAGATAATTTGTCCATTGGGCCAATAAAGGATTTACATAACGCGTCGGGTATAGAAGCACGACTTGCTTGGTTTCAGAAACGATACAATACTGAAGATGATGGTCTTGAACATAATAGACAACGTATGCTAACTGCTGTTGAAAAGATAAACAATATTTTACCACATCAGACTATCGTTATTTGGACATGTCAAAATGCGCACGAACAAACAGGATTACGACTTGTGTTAGCCATGCTAGAAGGTAAATTGAATGCAGTACGTGTAATTGATACGTTCACTGCTTTTCATGAAAAAAATATATACCCATACTTAGTGGAGGATAACTATCCAAGAACAACTGGTGAATTAAATGGAGAAACGCTTCTTAATTTTTACGAGCAGTTTGGGATGGAGCCATTATCTAACATCGAAAGACAAACTCTAAGTGATGAGGGTAGATATTTATTGTCTGACGATATCCATATCATTCGAACATGGGCATGTAATCAGCTATTAAACAGCAGTAATGAAAATCGAGATGATGATTTTATTATTGAATGCGCTAATCGTATGTATCATGAAGATGGCAAGGTGGAATATAAGAAGGCTGCAAGATTAATTGGTGAAGTGATTGGACATATGCAGCAATATACCGGAGACGAATGGATTGAATATCGGTTAAGATGTCTAATTAAGCAAGGGGTTTTTTCGTATAGAGGTGATTTAAAGGCAATGCGATTTTATGAAGTAAAATTACAAGATGATTTCTTGACATATCATATTTTTTGAAGTTTTGACTTCATTAAAAAGCATAGATAAAATAATGTAGAAAAGTTAGAATGACTCTCCCAAGTTAGCAGCACTTATCAGTGAATATAAAGATTGCATTAATAGAGTAATTAAAAGAAAGGAAGTTGACAATGAATCCTGAAATCAATCAAAATGCGATTCTTCAAGCCATTTTGGAGCTTTCTACACAAGTACAAGGCGTGAAAACAGAGATTCTACAAAAAATCGATGCGCTAGAAACAAGACTAGAGGCAGTTGAAACAAGACTAGATTCGCTAGAAACAAGGCTAGAGGCAGTTGAAACAAGATTAGATTCGCTAGAAACAAGACTAGATTCAGTTGAAACAAGGCTAGAGGCAGTTGAAACAAGACTAGATTCGGTTGAAACAAGGCTAGGGGCAGTTGAAACAAGACTAGATTCGCTAGAAACAGGGCTAGGGGCAGTGGAAACAAGACTAGATTCGGTTGAAACAAGGCTAGGGGCAGTTGAAACAAGGCTAGAGAAGAAAATTGAATCAGTTGAGCAAAAATTACTAGAAAAAACCGACGCAGTGGAAAAAAATCTTAGTGAAATAGTAGAAGAAGTGGATGCAAAGATGGAAGTGTTAATACTTGAAATATTAGAAACAAAGGCCGATGTGTTAAAGTTAAAGAAAGCAAAATAAATTGTGTCGGTTGACACTATGTGCAATAATCATAGACAATTAGTGATTATATTTGAGGAGTGAGCTTGATGTTAAAAACAGAAGTATTTGAACAACTAAAAAAAGCAATGAAAGAAAAAGATGTCTTGGCAAAAGGTGTTTTAACACTTGTCAAATCAGCACTAGATTTAGCGGAGAAGGAAAAAGGGGAGCCCTTAACACAAGCAGAGGAAATTGCTATTATTAACCGTGAAGTTAAGCAAACGAATCAAGCTTTAGAAGGTGCGCAAAATGCTAATCGTACGGATTTAATTGAAAAAGAGGAAGCAAAATTAGTACTATTAAAATCATTCCTCCCTAAACAATTAACTGAAGAAGAAATTACTGAAAAATTAGTAGCAGCTGGTGTTACTAAAGGCATGAATATGGGTGACGCAATGAAAATTGCAAAACCATTGTTAAATGGTCAAGCAGAAGGTGCCGTTATTTCTAAAGTTGTAAAAAGTTTAATTTAACATTGATAAAAGGATAGCCGACGTTATTAGCGTCAGCTATCCTTTATTAATTTCAATGGCGTTCTACCAAAGACTTTTTATGAAAGAAGAAAGAATTCAGAATTGTTTAAGTGCCTGTCACTCAAAGAGGGCACTCAAAGATTGAATTTTTGAATGATGTTTCGAAGTTGTTGAGCCATTTCAGCTAAATTATTTGAAGAAGCGGTAATTTCTTCGATGCTTGCTGATTGTTCTTCGGAAGCAGCTGCGACATTTTGAATGTTTCCAGATGCTTGCACGGCTACAACACCAACCTGCTCAACAGAATTAGCGATATTGCTAACTCCTTCATTCATGTTCGTAATGATGCTGTTAACCTCGTTCATTTCTTGCGTAAGTTCTGTAATATGTGAATAGATATCGCCAAAGGCTTCCCCTGAAGCGTTAAAAGTAGTAGAACTTTCAGCAAGGTTATTACTGCTAATCGCCATTGATTTCACTGCTTGAGCAGATTCTTCTTTGATTGTTTCAATACGTGTTCGAATACTATTTGTTGCTGTAAGTGATTGGTCTGCTAATTTACGGACCTCTTCAGCTACAACCGCAAAGCCTTTACCATGTTCACCAGCACGTGCTGCTTCAATAGATGCATTTAATGCAAGTAAATTGGTTTGGTCTGTAATTTCATTTATAAGTGAAACGATATCACCAATCTCATTCGTATAAGTGCTTAAGCGTTTTACAACATCTGCAGTATTATAAATGGCTTCAGATGTAATCGCCATTTTTTCTGTAGCACTTTGGATTGTGGTATTGCCCTTTTCGGCAATAGTAGATGCGCTAAATGCCTTCGTTGTTACATCATTGACACTATTTACAACATCGGACATCTTCGTCGAAATCATTGTAATATGATTTTCTACCTCTTCAATGGATGAAGTTTGTTTTTCTGAGCCTGCAGCTACTTCCTGCATTGAAGATGTAATTTGTTGAATAGATGCGCTCGTTTGCTCGGAGCTGGCAGTTAATTCTTCTGACATGGCGGCTACTTGCTCTGCATTTTCCGCAATTTGCTGAATGAGTGTACGTAAATCAGCCGTCATATTTTGGATACCATCTGAAAGTTGGGCGATTTCATTCGTGCCTTTGATTGGCAGTGATTCAACAGCTAAATCTCCCTTTGCCACCTTATCAACATAACTTGTCATATTTTTGATTGGTTTAATGATACTTTTACTAATGAAATAAGCGACAACGACACCGAATAGCACAAAGATAATTGTCATGATGATGCTAACCCAAATAATTTGAGTTTGTAGCTTAGATATAAATGAAGCATCCATATCTAAGCCAAAAAGTATTTCCGTATTGTTAAATGGAATAAAAATCGATTTATGAATACCATATTCATCTTCATAAATTTCACTTACTTGAGTACGGCCAGTATCTAAAGCAGCATGCATTTTTGGATCGAACGTGTAGTCTTGCTGATAATTATCACTATTACTTAATGCAACAATATGCTCCTTGCCATTGGCACGTGAAAGGATATAGGCATTTTCAATATCAAACTTTTTCGTTGTACCATTTAATTGTTTCAATAGTTTTTCATATTGATTTTTAATGCCGTTGTCGGCAGCTTTTACTTTATTTTTATCGATGTCCTCGAAAATGTTACTAGAAATCACCTCTAACGATGTCTCAAATTGCTTGATAACAAAATTATCGATGATTTTAAAAGAAACTATAAATAACATGAAACTAAATATAATTGAAATAATAACAATTGGAATTGTTAAACTTGCAATATATTTATAGAGTAAAGAACTCTTAAATTTATTTAATATACTCAACTTGTAAATCCTCCAATACTACAACTTTTTGTTGTAGGAAATGAATCATATCACTAATATGTTCTGTCTCTGTGTACGGTGAGATAGAAA
The genomic region above belongs to Lysinibacillus sp. FSL W8-0992 and contains:
- a CDS encoding DUF1835 domain-containing protein, yielding MLEDVSRLKEAIKKLSEDEAKSMLFISLLNGKSSEDIKQVILHMSEDKEKAVNAQTVHILFGDSPGGSLKAAFRDTEYHKTEGIIVFPDNLSIGPIKDLHNASGIEARLAWFQKRYNTEDDGLEHNRQRMLTAVEKINNILPHQTIVIWTCQNAHEQTGLRLVLAMLEGKLNAVRVIDTFTAFHEKNIYPYLVEDNYPRTTGELNGETLLNFYEQFGMEPLSNIERQTLSDEGRYLLSDDIHIIRTWACNQLLNSSNENRDDDFIIECANRMYHEDGKVEYKKAARLIGEVIGHMQQYTGDEWIEYRLRCLIKQGVFSYRGDLKAMRFYEVKLQDDFLTYHIF
- a CDS encoding GatB/YqeY domain-containing protein encodes the protein MLKTEVFEQLKKAMKEKDVLAKGVLTLVKSALDLAEKEKGEPLTQAEEIAIINREVKQTNQALEGAQNANRTDLIEKEEAKLVLLKSFLPKQLTEEEITEKLVAAGVTKGMNMGDAMKIAKPLLNGQAEGAVISKVVKSLI
- a CDS encoding methyl-accepting chemotaxis protein is translated as MSILNKFKSSLLYKYIASLTIPIVIISIIFSFMLFIVSFKIIDNFVIKQFETSLEVISSNIFEDIDKNKVKAADNGIKNQYEKLLKQLNGTTKKFDIENAYILSRANGKEHIVALSNSDNYQQDYTFDPKMHAALDTGRTQVSEIYEDEYGIHKSIFIPFNNTEILFGLDMDASFISKLQTQIIWVSIIMTIIFVLFGVVVAYFISKSIIKPIKNMTSYVDKVAKGDLAVESLPIKGTNEIAQLSDGIQNMTADLRTLIQQIAENAEQVAAMSEELTASSEQTSASIQQITSSMQEVAAGSEKQTSSIEEVENHITMISTKMSDVVNSVNDVTTKAFSASTIAEKGNTTIQSATEKMAITSEAIYNTADVVKRLSTYTNEIGDIVSLINEITDQTNLLALNASIEAARAGEHGKGFAVVAEEVRKLADQSLTATNSIRTRIETIKEESAQAVKSMAISSNNLAESSTTFNASGEAFGDIYSHITELTQEMNEVNSIITNMNEGVSNIANSVEQVGVVAVQASGNIQNVAAASEEQSASIEEITASSNNLAEMAQQLRNIIQKFNL